In Pseudodesulfovibrio hydrargyri, a single window of DNA contains:
- a CDS encoding YcaO-like family protein, whose amino-acid sequence MIELKSCPKSFTTDQDKACTPVETVRRVKAALAEKCEGVLAQTDRVDTGRLGIPVFVSQCGPAAREVMPTRKQMGKGASPEQAEASALMELVERFSYFSFWADPANFTELTWSEAREKWPGQVMDIGQVLRSVGEEIASDKAVRLMDLIRWRFHPALDVRTGRTEYVPLDWFKKLNEFNGSSAGNTFEESIAQGACELVERHVCAVVDRSRQTTPTIDQATCGDPVLRRLLDCFERNGVTIILKDFSLGYPVPTVAAVAWDRKTFPALSEIVFTAGTAASPVKAAIRAVTEVAQLAGDFETSRVYEASGLPKFTELDQIEWLKEGEVVALDSLPTVEDGDIYNELMALAEGLFEKGDTLYAVDTRHPDLMVTANYNFVPGFDFRERTPHRSIGLFVGRILAEDADFDEALEGLDVLEEIYPDAYFLPFFRGLLALRMGDPLYAAARFEESVDLQPANAERGLAVFYQAYALSQVEEWEDALALLDRAVELDDECREFFNLRGVAHFKAGRYAEAADNFRASLDIDSGSPHDLANLGLCHKFMGNRQEAEDYLRAALDMDPTLDYAREHLLELEES is encoded by the coding sequence GTGATCGAACTCAAGAGCTGTCCCAAATCCTTCACCACGGACCAGGACAAGGCGTGCACCCCGGTGGAGACCGTGCGGCGCGTCAAAGCCGCCCTGGCCGAGAAGTGCGAGGGCGTCCTGGCCCAGACCGACCGCGTGGACACCGGCAGGCTCGGCATCCCGGTCTTCGTCAGCCAGTGCGGCCCCGCGGCCCGCGAGGTCATGCCCACGCGCAAGCAGATGGGCAAGGGCGCGTCCCCGGAACAGGCCGAGGCCTCGGCCTTGATGGAACTGGTCGAGCGTTTCTCCTATTTCAGCTTCTGGGCCGACCCGGCCAACTTCACGGAACTGACCTGGTCCGAGGCCCGGGAGAAATGGCCCGGACAGGTCATGGACATCGGCCAAGTGCTCCGTTCGGTGGGCGAGGAGATCGCCTCCGACAAGGCCGTCCGGCTTATGGACCTCATCCGCTGGCGGTTTCACCCGGCCCTGGACGTGCGCACCGGACGGACCGAGTACGTCCCCCTGGACTGGTTCAAGAAACTCAATGAATTCAACGGATCGTCCGCCGGAAACACCTTCGAGGAGTCCATCGCCCAGGGCGCGTGCGAACTGGTGGAGCGGCACGTCTGCGCGGTCGTCGACCGCTCCCGCCAGACCACTCCGACCATCGATCAGGCCACCTGCGGCGACCCGGTCCTGCGCCGTCTGCTGGACTGCTTCGAGCGCAATGGCGTGACCATCATCCTCAAGGATTTCTCGCTGGGCTACCCCGTCCCCACGGTGGCGGCCGTGGCCTGGGACCGCAAGACCTTCCCGGCTCTGAGCGAGATTGTTTTCACCGCCGGGACAGCGGCTTCGCCGGTCAAGGCGGCCATCCGCGCCGTGACCGAGGTGGCCCAGTTGGCGGGCGACTTTGAGACCAGCCGGGTATACGAGGCCTCGGGTCTGCCCAAATTCACCGAGCTTGACCAGATCGAGTGGCTGAAGGAGGGCGAAGTCGTTGCCCTGGATTCCCTGCCCACGGTGGAGGACGGGGACATATATAATGAATTGATGGCCCTGGCAGAGGGCCTCTTCGAGAAGGGCGATACCCTGTACGCGGTGGATACCCGGCATCCGGACCTGATGGTCACGGCCAACTACAACTTCGTGCCCGGCTTCGACTTCCGGGAGCGTACCCCGCACCGGTCCATCGGTCTGTTCGTCGGCCGCATCCTGGCCGAGGACGCCGACTTCGACGAGGCCCTGGAAGGGCTGGACGTGCTCGAGGAAATCTACCCGGACGCATACTTCCTGCCGTTCTTTCGGGGGCTGCTGGCCCTGCGCATGGGCGATCCCCTGTACGCGGCGGCCCGGTTCGAGGAGTCCGTGGACCTGCAGCCCGCCAACGCCGAACGCGGCCTGGCGGTCTTCTACCAGGCCTACGCCCTGTCGCAGGTGGAGGAGTGGGAGGACGCCCTGGCCCTGCTCGACCGGGCCGTGGAGCTGGACGACGAGTGCCGGGAGTTCTTCAACCTGCGCGGCGTGGCCCACTTCAAGGCGGGGCGCTATGCCGAGGCGGCGGACAACTTCCGGGCGTCCCTGGATATCGACAGCGGATCGCCCCATGACCTGGCCAACCTCGGCCTGTGTCACAAGTTCATGGGCAACCGGCAGGAGGCCGAGGATTACCTCAGGGCGGCCCTCGACATGGACCCGACCTTGGATTACGCCCGTGAGCATCTGTTGGAACTGGAGGAATCCTAA
- a CDS encoding TusE/DsrC/DsvC family sulfur relay protein, giving the protein MAVVEFQGSSFEVDEDGFLQKFEDWTPVWVEYVKESEGIKEISEDHQKVIDFLQDYYKKNGIAPMVRILSKVTGFKLKQIYELFPSGPGKGACKMAGLPKPTGCV; this is encoded by the coding sequence ATGGCTGTTGTTGAATTCCAGGGCTCTTCTTTCGAAGTTGACGAAGACGGCTTCCTGCAGAAATTTGAGGATTGGACCCCGGTTTGGGTCGAATACGTGAAGGAATCCGAGGGCATCAAGGAGATCTCCGAGGACCATCAGAAAGTCATCGACTTCCTGCAGGACTACTACAAGAAGAACGGCATCGCTCCCATGGTGCGCATCCTCTCCAAGGTCACCGGCTTCAAGCTGAAGCAGATCTACGAACTGTTCCCGTCCGGACCTGGTAAAGGCGCCTGTAAGATGGCCGGCCTGCCCAAACCCACCGGCTGCGTCTAG
- a CDS encoding response regulator, translating to MRILIVEDEFTSRKLLTALLSDFGECDTASDGVECVDAFRKAIDEGRPYDLVCMDIMMPNKDGHQALKDIRAMEQEAGVSAADEAKVIMITALNDPKTVVRAYYKGGAAAYLPKPIEVESLYAILRNLALID from the coding sequence ATGCGTATCCTTATAGTAGAAGACGAATTCACCAGCCGCAAGCTGCTGACCGCGCTCCTGTCCGATTTCGGCGAGTGCGACACCGCCTCGGACGGGGTGGAGTGTGTGGACGCCTTCCGCAAGGCCATTGACGAGGGCCGCCCCTATGACCTGGTCTGCATGGACATCATGATGCCCAACAAGGACGGTCATCAGGCCTTGAAGGACATCCGCGCCATGGAGCAGGAGGCGGGCGTGTCCGCCGCCGACGAGGCCAAGGTCATCATGATCACCGCCCTGAACGATCCCAAGACCGTGGTCCGCGCCTATTACAAGGGCGGGGCCGCGGCCTACCTGCCCAAACCCATCGAGGTGGAAAGCCTGTACGCCATCCTGCGCAATCTCGCCCTCATCGATTGA
- a CDS encoding class I SAM-dependent methyltransferase yields the protein MADTVFNLDQPIGALIDVAVREFGEVGFETVTIGGRNLEVLQVRQMQKYLDKLVDRTRGGKKISLPLWAKVWPSCLVLGYTLTRFPFAPGCSILEVGAGCAVNGMVMASFGHDVTVTDVEPYALLFSRINALKNGLEDKVTISKADFTRDSLGRCFDYIIGCEVLYEEAVYEPLVDFLDAHLAETPSAEVLMAMDRKRQGRKFFDKADGLFAMMKSEAKYKDNETGEENVINMFRMKRKGA from the coding sequence ATGGCGGATACCGTTTTCAACCTGGACCAGCCTATTGGTGCGCTCATCGACGTGGCCGTGAGGGAATTCGGCGAGGTCGGTTTCGAGACCGTGACCATAGGCGGCCGGAACCTGGAGGTCCTCCAGGTCAGGCAGATGCAGAAATATCTCGACAAGCTGGTGGACCGGACCCGGGGGGGCAAGAAGATATCCCTGCCCCTGTGGGCCAAGGTCTGGCCGTCCTGCCTGGTGCTCGGCTACACCCTGACCCGGTTCCCGTTCGCGCCCGGCTGCTCCATCCTCGAAGTGGGCGCGGGCTGCGCCGTGAACGGCATGGTCATGGCCTCGTTCGGGCACGACGTGACCGTGACCGACGTGGAACCCTACGCGCTGCTGTTCAGTCGGATCAACGCGCTCAAGAACGGCCTGGAGGACAAGGTGACCATCAGCAAGGCCGACTTCACCAGGGATTCCCTGGGCAGGTGTTTCGACTACATCATCGGCTGCGAGGTCCTCTACGAAGAGGCTGTGTACGAGCCGCTGGTGGACTTCCTCGACGCCCACCTGGCCGAGACGCCGTCCGCCGAGGTGCTCATGGCCATGGACAGGAAGCGGCAGGGCAGGAAGTTCTTCGACAAGGCCGACGGGCTCTTCGCCATGATGAAGTCCGAGGCCAAGTACAAGGACAACGAGACCGGCGAGGAAAACGTCATCAACATGTTCCGCATGAAGAGGAAGGGCGCGTGA
- the rpmE gene encoding 50S ribosomal protein L31 → MKNDIHPKTYKAKIRCHCGYEAELLTTKGEEFEVEICSNCHPFYTGKQRFVDTAGRIDRFRKKYGDLSALAAKSK, encoded by the coding sequence ATGAAAAACGATATTCATCCCAAGACTTACAAGGCCAAGATCCGCTGCCACTGCGGCTACGAGGCCGAGCTGCTGACCACCAAGGGTGAGGAGTTCGAAGTGGAAATCTGCTCCAACTGCCATCCCTTCTACACCGGCAAGCAGCGCTTCGTGGACACCGCCGGCCGTATCGACCGCTTCCGCAAGAAGTATGGCGATCTGAGCGCTCTGGCCGCAAAGTCCAAGTAG
- a CDS encoding Tim44 domain-containing protein — MHNDNNVNASGFAGRLTGRPILWLSAPALVLIMATPALAQAAPPSRSGSVLNILLLVLIAYFLVRMFRRRSGGGNDKTRPGRWSRPDYPTKPGEGDGSGSDADSSSASEDRPAQKPQSMDRHEAARRTWDMLRSEDTAKTSPSTPTGAPPRADGFDEAEFLEGAKVLFSRFQQARDKEDYDALRDFLSDEVYSDAVAAGERPRTEVMLVSALLTELHSADGRTVASVHYDAQLRTGEEGRPVQLRTVWEFGRDDSVPGGLWVLEKINSIDQ; from the coding sequence ATGCACAACGACAACAACGTGAACGCGTCCGGTTTCGCCGGTCGTTTAACAGGCCGCCCGATCCTGTGGCTGTCCGCGCCCGCCCTGGTCCTGATCATGGCCACCCCGGCCCTGGCGCAGGCCGCCCCCCCGAGCCGCAGCGGCTCCGTCCTGAACATCCTCCTTCTGGTGCTCATCGCCTATTTCCTGGTCCGCATGTTCCGGCGGCGGTCCGGCGGCGGCAACGACAAGACCCGGCCCGGGCGCTGGTCCCGGCCCGACTATCCGACCAAACCCGGCGAGGGGGACGGCTCCGGTTCCGACGCCGATTCCTCCTCCGCCTCCGAAGACCGGCCCGCGCAAAAGCCCCAATCCATGGATCGGCACGAGGCCGCCAGGCGGACCTGGGACATGCTCCGTTCGGAGGACACGGCCAAAACGTCGCCCTCCACGCCCACGGGCGCGCCGCCGCGCGCGGACGGATTCGACGAGGCCGAGTTCCTGGAGGGGGCCAAGGTCCTTTTCTCCCGTTTTCAGCAAGCCCGCGACAAGGAAGACTACGACGCGTTGCGCGACTTCTTGTCCGACGAGGTCTACAGCGACGCGGTGGCCGCCGGGGAACGCCCGCGCACCGAGGTCATGCTGGTTTCGGCCCTGCTCACGGAACTGCACTCGGCCGATGGCCGGACCGTGGCCTCGGTCCATTATGACGCGCAGTTGCGCACGGGCGAGGAGGGCCGCCCGGTCCAGCTTCGGACCGTGTGGGAGTTCGGCCGTGACGACTCCGTGCCCGGCGGGCTGTGGGTCCTGGAAAAAATCAATTCGATAGACCAGTAA